The Ptychodera flava strain L36383 unplaced genomic scaffold, AS_Pfla_20210202 Scaffold_101__1_contigs__length_297651_pilon, whole genome shotgun sequence genomic interval AGCTGCCCTCAAGGCAGACTTACATATACTATCTTATCTAGCTATCTGCCCTGAAGGCAGCAATATATACGAGCtgtcctcagggcagacatacatttcctatccttacagcattgcatagtgTTGATCTATCAATCTGCACTGATGGCAACAATAtaatcagagctgccctcattGCAGagatacatttcctatccttacagcattgcatagtgtatatttaccaatctgccctgagagcaATAATATCATCAGAGCTACCCTCAGGGCAGAcctacatttcctatccttacagcattgcacagtgtttatcagagctgccctcagagCAGATATACATTTCTCATCCTATCTGCCAAtgtgccctgagggcagcaatatatatgagctgccctcagggcagacatacatttcctatccttatAGCATGGCATAAGTGTatattggatctttatatttttcaaatttctcaaaagcgttaggtGTCCTTTAGCTGAATGCTGCAATATTACAaactactcataaaaacaagtgtgtcaCATAAAAGGAAAGCAAATACGGTTATATTTgcagatgaaatcgacattatttTAACATCcgattatctcaaattagttccagccGTGTTACGGGTACATCATGTTAAAGGAATGAAATCACATTATCGATGCTTTCTTGCGAACAGATCGATTATACCAGACAGATAATCGACTGAAAGAACGGCAATCATTAATGTGTTGGTAGCAAATATGTTAGTTTATTGACACATTTTATTTGCGCTTATTACATCATCAAAGAATTCGTTTTATGAAAAACGAATCAGTATATGGTGACAAGTTATCAGTCATAAAGATTTCTATGAATTCTGAAGAAGTACAATCAAGATTAATCACTATGAACTGTGCATCGTAAACGTACCAATAGCTCTGAAGTACACTGGTAGGTTGCACTGTCTTTCCATTGAAATATCTaccaaaatataattttctccATAAAACAAAATGCTGTTGTCAAAATAATAGGTCTTAACAAGATTgtgacaaaatgcaaaatgcctTTTATATGTTGGAAAATCCCTCCAAATATAATACTCTATAATACCCTCAATATGAAACTAAACTATTTTTAAGCTTTCCATTCATGCAAACTacatatattttattacaaagatAATCATCAATGGCATTAGGATCTATATTGTGCACCACATAACGGATATATATCGATAATTGgtatgaaaaatacgatttgaAAGTGTGTATAATTTTTCCAGAATATTTCTTTTGTGAAATTCAACCACCTAGTTGCACAAAGCTATTTGGAACAGtgctatataattttttttcttcgacTTACAACATTATATAGTTGGTGATACATGACTTGTTTGTCAGTCCAAAATAGAAACTCAAAGCCGGCTGCTGTAGTGCAAAAAACTGCACCGTTCCACTACAGATGCTCATAATGGTTTGACAGTTTGGTTTGGCAATATCATTGCATCATTACTGAACTGCTGTTATCACCAACCGAAATCCGGTCCTTGTCACTGAGCTATCAGATTGAAAACGGAGCCACATGTCAGACGAAGATACTGTGAAGTCATTTGGTAGATCTGATCCTGAGGATAGATGCAAATTCCCAATTCCAGGTTGGATTCCCGTCCCTGTAACAAGAGTGTCATATCTTGCCTCCGTGTTGAAGGTGTTGAACGAAACGCGGAAATGGTATCGAAAATTTGTCGATATTACCCAGGTACATTCGACGTCATTGTGATACGTGTTTGGATAATTCGGTGATTTGATGACAACGTCATTTCCAGCAGACAACCAGTGAAGAGAGAGACAATCCGACGCCGTATATTTTAATGTCGTTCTGGTATTGAAACTGGTGAACATATCTGTAAAACGAttacaatagacatcaaatcaggtccaataatcgttatcattcaaggtaactaagaaatttaccaggtccaaggaacatattgaaaatgacaaaggcaatggggttatcttgaaccacaaaatagtggtggtaccaggtgtccggaatgggtaagcgtaccctgccagctagccgcacccgtcaagattgacccaaagcgacaaatccattgttatttggtgaattcaccaaattacttttgtgagtcaaaatttggtatgctgtcactcatcatttgagtaacagacaggtcatattttgatacaacatctccgtatctaccgtagaacttcttaaaggATTttactaatctactttctgagattTAACAATCGTTGTTTAAAGCGAACGATGAAAATGGACATTCACAATTTCACTTTCAAACGTTTACAAAGGAATTCAAAATTTCCATCTTTAGGCCTACATCTTCAGTTTTCAAACAGTACACATACAACAGGCTATGATTAAAGGAGGACTCGGTATAATATTGCCACTGCTGTATTTGTGTTCTCCAGGAAGAGAACCTTGAGGTGTATCTCCTTTATAAACTACACATTACAATTACAATGTCATCATTTGCTCAATGTATTAAGTCGAGGGATATTATCGATGactttggggttttttttactttccGGGTTACTTTTGACTTGCCGAACTCAACGCAGGCTAGAAGGCCCTTTCGAATTGAGGAACCTGGTTACAGGTAGTTCTGCTAATGCGGGTAGGGATGTATGTGTGCGTGAACGCGTACTTATAGTTTTTGTTTTAGCATTCAGCAACTTCACATTAGGTGTAAATCAACCTCAATGTAGTTACATTACGCGACGGCCCTAGTTTCAATAATAAGAAATGTTTATAAAGTACTTTAACTATTACATTTTGCAACTCAAACGACCGATTGGGCTGAACGCGATTAAATAAAGGTCATGTATGGACTCATACATGCCATGTGTGTATTAGACACGCCAATCGATCATCCGTACACAACGCATGCCTTCGGTATACAATCTATGACAATGCGCCGTGTACAGTAAAGTACAGCCATTTGCCGATCTCGATATACATGATTGTATTTCTTCTGAGagtacatttttttctgtttattggAACGGGACAAGAAAGTGACATTGGTTTGTAATTTAATTTACATCGTGATGCTTGTCAATTGTTCTGTACCATTATAAAAAATATACACTTCACGGAATGAAGAAATATAAACTGGTAATTTGGACTCCCCGCGAGCAGATTATTACTTTTAAATCGGGCAAAGACCCTCTATGGAtctctaaatatgcaaatagataTAGCTAGGTATTTACCGTGGTATGCAGATATCACAACTTCGAATCCAGGAGCTACTATTGACAAATCGGACGTAAAGCTTATCCACACACTGGGTGATCCTATGAATGACTTCGGTAATCCATCACCAGAATGACGCGAGATTACGGAGGTCCCACTGTCCGGTTCTTGCCCACGTCCAGCCGACATGAAATCGTATCCGGCTTCTGTTTCAAAGCTTCTGAACTCTACTCTTATCATGACGTCTTCAGGCACAGAAACTGTCCAGAGACAGTTCAGCATGTTGTCATAGTAGTTTGGGAAGTTTGGTGTTGTCAGTGTTATGGTGTCAGCGGCTGATAGATTGAACCTTTGTATACAGTTGGGTTCTGAGAAGACATAATAAAAATGTACATCTAGGCTGATTTAAATAATCTGTATCAAATACAAGTTCATTTATTTTGCTAAACGTCAATTTCTCCATTGTTTGTATACGTGTACAGGTTTGAATACGTAAGCAAACATAGAATGATAGAATGGTCGTATGAAGTTATGTCAGGCTCAAGACTTCTCTCTAAAGTAAACCGAACACTCACCCGGTCCTTGTATTTTGACTTCGATCGGATGTTGTTTTCACCAGTTAGATTTTAATGGCACTTTGTTACTTGACTACCCTTCTATGTAAATAACGCGAGTGATGTAGCTGTGAATGCATCATATTACATTCAATTTCCTACCTAGTATATTCTTTTCGCAAACGAATCCGCAGAAACTCAAACAGTTCGCATCATTCCACTTTCCATCCATATTTCTTATCATGTGCGCGCAGTCTTCTTTACCTTTGTGATCATTTGGTTCCCGAGGATACCAGTTCGTGTAGTTGACCTGCAAAACACCATTAACTATTTGTCTTATCTTTATACATTCCTCTGTTTTTGGCTGATGAGAAATTTTGGATCGTCTCTGGGAAAGGGAGGTGTGCATATTCCAAGACGACATAAAATACCGCCAAATGGCAGGAAGGTGTGAAAAAAAGTTAACCAGACAACGAAATTACAAAGCTTAATTCAACTTATCACATAAACTTGCCCGGATCGTCAGCTTTGTGACGTAGGCCaggacaaaaaaacaacaacaacaaaaaacttaACCCTATCGATACCGTTTATTGCCACAATAAAACTGGATGTGATAAATACAAACAAGGAGAGTGTATTTCCgacgaaatttcaagtcgcttCTGTACGAGTTGCCAGGGCTCTACAGGACCAGTGGTCTGCAAGAAGAGATCCGTCGATCGATTAGCTTAGGAACGTTGCGGCTCCGATCGAACGGCTCAATGCGGACGTAGTACCTAGCGACAAACCTGAAAACTACACCTAAAAGTAATTTCAACTAGATAAATATGTACCGAAAGATCTTCAAGAAGCTATATAGAAGGCTAAAAATGTACGATCCCTCGAAAAAAAAAGAGAATGGAGTATATATGATTTTCATCTGATGATCGGTAAGCTCCGTGAAACTCTGAGTTGTGACTTTGCTTTGATCTATACTCGATCTAATTACCGTTTAGGGAACCGTCATTGTTTATGGCCAGGGGAGGAAtctgtggggggggggtcactcaaaaatagGAAGCTTTATCGGTTTGAAGCAGGGGTTACttaatttttggtgcaaaataaaatgaaacagctgtcagattgcaccattgcaaacACCACCTTctaaaaattttcgatgcgagggGGGAACCCCTCTCTTGCTCTCCTCCCTTGGGATGTtataacagttttacttagtaaaataaaatcaaaaacacCTCTTAGATTGCACCAAACTGCACCACTGCActtatcaatttctcaaaattttccacgcaagacAGGGGACACCACCCTCTGACACTTCCTTCATCAGCCTCGAATTCTGCCCTGTCACATATCCCACCGAAAACCCATGTCATGCATGATTTGATCACTTCTCGGGTGGTAAGATTGATCACAATATTCTAGCAACTTCAAGGTTAAATGTTCAAATAGCGAACATGCTAAATGCATGGACGAAACGAAAAGGAAAGATACACGCTCTATGATTGGCTAGACGCTGCAACGTTCGTTCTTTTCGTATCCAATCCTttgttctgattggttgaacGAAAACGACGACAGTTTTTGTTCTTTTCGTTCACATTCCTTTTCTTGATTGGCTGAACGAATGTGtcgaaatatttgcatattcatttttcTGATTGACTGCATGGAAAGAACGAGCTATTGTCGTTCCTCAAAATGTTGGCGCCTTGCTCTCATTATATATTAACCATGTAATAACTCCCGTCTTTGAATTACAATGAAAAACAGTGAACACAGATTGAACAAAGTTCATTCACCGCGACCTCCATTCAACTCGTGTCATCAAAGTATTTCAATCTGTGCTCAGTTTTATTCCTTATATTTCAAAGACGGCAGGAGTTACatggtgaatatataatgagagcGAGGCGCCAGCATTTTGGTTACCAACAGCTCGCCCTTCCATGCAGACataatgaatatgcaaatctttcgtcactttcgttcagccaatcaaGAAAAAGAATGTGAACGAAAGGAACAAAAACTCTTTCGTCAttttcgttcagccaatcagaacGAAGGATGGCATACGAAAAGAATGAACATTGCAGCGTCTGGCCAATCATAGGGCGTGTATCGTTCCTTTCGTTTCGTTTCATCCATGCATTTAGCAAGTTCGCTATTACATCACATTCCTTCTTatcgaagttttaaaaaattatcaatcGATCGTACTTGTGTACCGTCAATCCATTCCCATAGCCCTTCGTATCTGATATCATTCAAACCAATCCACAGATCGACATcggtaaaactgtaaaaaaagagAACAGGGGCAAATATGTTTAAATAGCGAACTTGCAATCTGTGTTCACTGTTATTCCTTGTAATTCAAAGACGGGAGTTATTACatggtgaatatataatgagagcAAGGCGCCAACATTTTGAGGAACGACAATAGCTCGTTCTTTCCATGCAGTCAATCAgaaaaatgaatatgcaaatatttcgaCACATTCGTTCAGCCAATCAAGAAAGAGAATGTGAACGAaaagaacaaaaactctgtcgtcgttttcgttcagccaatcagaacaaAGGATTGGATACGAAAAGAACGAACGTTGCAGCGTCTAGCCAATCATAGAGCGTGTATCTTtcctttcgtttcgtttcgtcgATGCATTTAGCAAGCTGAGTTCGCTATTGGAACTCAAGATGACGCTATTCGAGATAAAACAGCCAAAGAAACACTGCGACAAGATTCTTGacgatgtttttgaaatacacttTGTAACCAATTTAACAACCAAAATTTAAAGGTTTTACTTACTAGCCAAGAAGTTGTTCACTAACTCATCATGTGCAATAGCTAGACGACCATCCAAGCTGTGGCAAATATCATGAGCTTCCTGCCACGTGAACACTTCATTTGATCGTACACAGTAATATCGGCCCTTGAAGTAACGCCAACCAGAGTCACAGCctgtaaaattatgaaaacatggcatgtatatatatatatatatatatatatatatatatatatatatatatatatatatatatatatatatatatatatatatatatatatatatatatatatatatatatatagacacatATGATAAGAAATGGTTTTATGAgttatttataatattgcaacattcaacacCTAAcacctttgagaaatttgaaaaaatatcaagatccaattataccaaaatagttccaatcgagtTACTTAAATTTTTATTTGCCGAAGTTACTTTCCAATTAATTTAACCTAAGCTCTATTCGCAGTGTTTGGGAAATGTAGAGATATGGCATGCTTGTTCCATATAGTCTCGCCTAATGTAGCCAAAATATGTTgatatattgttttcattcagtaTAGTTTGTAGTATAGTGTCTCTACAGCGACCCCCCTGCGAAATGGTACTGAAAAATACGAACTTCCTAAAATTATTCACAGAGTGGCACCCTTGTCATCGATCCCCGACGGAGGGGCTCGGAAAGGCTCAACATAAACACTGACATATACCGATAACCAGACTTGTAGTAAACGCATGGTCTTTAGCATTCACTGTAATTAATGAAAACGCTCCAAATTATTAATATAAACTGTACCATGGAACATTAACTGTACCATGGAACATCGCCCTGCCGTAAACCTGTAGATGTAAACTTTGCTCTTTCATCAACACCAacactagactgaaagattccgtcgcgtgcgggcgctccgactgcgacctacgaccctttcagtgcgccggagcgcccgcacgcgacggaatctttcagtctacaccAACACCACTATAATTGGACCAAACAACAACAGCGTTAACATCAAGGGATCACATAACTTCAACACAACCAATGttaaattccaatatcatagcATTTCCcctttatcataacattttccCTTTGCCGTATAAGGCGCGCGCGCAAACACATCAAGTACACGAACAGCTAACACATCTTCATCACGAGAAAAGAGTGTACCAAAATGGGAAATAGTGCAATATCGCCACGTTCACCTTGGTTTGTTATCATCACATTGTCTGTTGGCTGTATTCTGTCTTCTCCTGGTATGGATCCCACAGATCTAAAGTTGAACCACAAGTTTGGTGATGCTGACGATAGAACATAGAACGGCGTCAGTCAATCAAAATGCTCTGTGCTGCCTTTGGACAAGGGCATAACGGACGTACTTTCAAcacacaaaatatgaaaataacagGCTAATTGTACAATCATGTATCAAAATCTAGTTAGAATCATGCAAATGCATCTACAGTATAAATTCTATCCTACGAACATTTCAGACAAACGCCATGTTAACAAAAGTAGGGaatattgaccaaaaatgtacaGGCACGAATTTCACCATCACTGTAAACAGTTTTCAAAAACAACCTGTATCAGAGATTTGAAAATTAAGTACGTAATTTTTGACAACAAATAGCATCACATCagtgacactgtgctcccattggTCATCATAGAAGTAAGTTCAACATACCAAACCAAAGACAATGAAATCAGAAGTTTCATTGTGAAGATATTTTGGCTGCAATTTCCCTCTAATCTGAATAATATCACCCCAAACCACGAACAAATCACATTTGGAAACTATGTTTCATACGGTTCTATAGGAAAAGTTGTTTTATCAAAACTTGAACATTAAGCGCCCCCTCACCCCTGAAGTAGAAGCCTGGACCACACGTCTGAAAGTTATGTTATCACGGCTCCTGAACAGAAAATATGAAGGCTATCTACTATACATCTATAATGAAAGTACACTACATCGTGTAGCTTCTCCACTGAGCTCAGGATATCATGTTTATATCCGAGGATGAGGTGTCATATACGCTTAAAGATATATTCCAGATATTATTGTAATGTATAAAATTTGCAACACTTCATTTTGGTGGAAAATGTTCGAAAAGTATATAATATCTCTGAACTTGAAGCAATTTTTAAGTCATCGTGAAAATAGTATTCTCAagcaatgttaacaaaattGACGCCAACAAGGCTTTCCGATAATAAGTTTCCAAGAAGAagcattttgataaaatttcctTGCCCTTAATATACTATCTGTCTGATGTTGCTATTAATCACATATTAGATTAAACTGTGGTCGCGTCATACTAAGGGATCTGCGaaacacttttgaaaactaTCTGCACAGAATTTTctgagaagaatatttttgaccCAAATTGTCATGTAACTAGTTTTACCATAGTTTGAACAAGTTGAACTGATGTCACACAAAAAGTCAACCCTGCATAACAAATTTATAGTCTATCGGACTATTTACTGTTTagctgttttacgaaaatttataaaaaatatagCACTCGAATTGCTATAACATTTTGATCATTTCACCTTGATTTGAACAAAGCTGACTCATGTAACCTCTTGGGCCTGTACGCCTGATGAAAAGTCAATATACATAATAAATATCTTTGACTGTACATATCTTTGACTTTAACTCATGACAAGCTAAACGTCCACTCAAATTTCCCAATCCTTGccatgtgtatgtatatagcAATCATGATATTATATACATTTAATACGATTTACATGAAATAATTCAAAAAGCACTAGACTTGTCTACTGTACCTCtattattttcacaaataaaGCCACAGGACGTAGCGCAGGGCCCATCATTCCATTGCCCATCCAATCTATTTAGCAGTTGCCCACAGTCTTCACCATCATGCCAATTATTTGGTTCGTTTTGATACCAGTTACTGTAAttcaactatatatatatatatatatatatatatatatatatattatatatatatataatatatatatataaggtaatacacacacacatatatacacacattatacatatatacatatatatatatatatatatatatatatatatatataggtgtgtgtgtgtgtgtgtgtgtgtgtgtgtgtgtgtgtgtgtggtgttaTTACCTTCTATAAACGGCACAAAAGGGGGTTATGTTatatgttattattacatataataTCGTAATAGTGCTGAGTCAATGAGCTTACGCAGCTatgtaatttcaataaagtgaCAGTCAACTGCTAGAGATAGATGGGTTATAGatgaagatatttttagaaTCCTATTCTTTGTCATAAGTGTTGATATTTTCGCTCGCTACGCATACGTCTGCTCACTGGTGAGAACAATTACACAGTAAACTGCAGCGAACTTTGTATTGTGCCACAGCTTTGCCCCTTGACACAAGCTGGCTGTCAACGTGCAGCGCACGCTCAGGGCTGGAAGCTGTCGAACTCGAACAAAACGAAAATACAACGatgattttgaatttgttttcattttttcagtttatttggtAGTTTTGTAACTTTATTGCTTAAAACTTTCGCTCAGAGTAAAAAACTATTGACGCTGGGCCGTGACGTGCGATGACGCAATCACAAGAATCTTTGGATTAAAATGCCGTCAGTGATTGTATTCTTATCGTACGGCACTAACGTATTCGTAACGATGAGCGTAAAGTTTTTGgaattgcactgcagtgcaaatactgACAATGGTACGCGCGCTTCGATGGAAGTAAACTGTGGTATAAATGTTATAATGAAATGTACTTACGGGGGTACCATCAATCCATTCCCAGTGCCCTTCGGATCTTATATCACTCAGACCAATCCATAGATTGCCATTGTGAAGAGCTGAGAGGAGAACATTGACGAAATCCAATTGCAAGTATACTCTTTGCCAAGCGTGCTTTCAACATGGAGGACTACCAATAAGTTCTACTGTTACGGCCGATAAAGTAGACTTGAACGGTTAAACATGATGATTCGCGAACCATTACAAAAATTATCACGTGTTTCATGTTGTAAGATGAATTTCAACACAAAATCGCAAGATTGcctttcctttgaaaaaaagcgGAAAATGTCGACTAAGTAGTTTTACACTTTTGATAACACTATCGTGTGCATTTCATTCACAGGTAAATACCTACCGTTGTCTTCataattgtgaaatttgcaaagaaatagttttgaaaacaatacGAAAGGGAAGTGAAACTGCACCTGTCAATCTAAATTGAATGATTGCATTTCTCTTGAGGCAACATGCTCTGCGTGAAATCAAAGGGTATGGTGTATTAACATGCTGTGAATAGAatggaaaccctgaaaaatttGCATTAACTACAATTTGCCGATATCTGTATGTTCTAGATACTTGTGAAACCGGATATAtttatggtatgccaataagTTTTGTTTGGGATTAGTGTGGTTCGATATTTTACAGAGAAGTCGATCTTTATGTTGTCAGTTGTCGTTCACGCGCCATTACGAATTACAAATAAGCACagagtatcatagacagagtggtaacgcctgcatgccttttgttccatggtcgtctcggtagactattggcttttcatattaaaatgagcttcaaaggtgttaaactttttggaggctttgtttgtggttgataattacacgagattatgcgaaatatacgacaagatggcatcgtactgccagtagcgtagcaaccatagttactttgtgagctctcaggccagaaacactgcttcacgccaatcaaaacataacacgccagcagtttcataaacatgtccttccttgacgcacgtgtgaaagacgg includes:
- the LOC139126566 gene encoding uncharacterized protein yields the protein MSSNKMGSPLLIFVFLSAFIFHVGDTTPMMKRDTLCPDNNNYCYRSDICTYLLAFYGSEDSQCPEVENFVTAVNEVVENVELLDYRMDEVEERIETLYYLHERALSIVDQVNDTFVRQRRHIDLLEPIIDSMVNISDTISSLEHRIEGHGNWCREQLEQRDIGLRECQHNSTESDRQLRGHREQLAEMSNCPADWYCFNGRCYYVQSNESYSWQEAYDICYGMDGRLVIIQGRELDDFLRTLHNGNLWIGLSDIRSEGHWEWIDGTPLNYSNWYQNEPNNWHDGEDCGQLLNRLDGQWNDGPCATSCGFICENNRASPNLWFNFRSVGSIPGEDRIQPTDNVMITNQGCDSGWRYFKGRYYCVRSNEVFTWQEAHDICHSLDGRLAIAHDELVNNFLASFTDVDLWIGLNDIRYEGLWEWIDGTQVNYTNWYPREPNDHKGKEDCAHMIRNMDGKWNDANCLSFCGFVCEKNILEPNCIQRFNLSAADTITLTTPNFPNYYDNMLNCLWTVSVPEDVMIRVEFRSFETEAGYDFMSAGRGQEPDSGTSVISRHSGDGLPKSFIGSPSVWISFTSDLSIVAPGFEVVISAYHDMFTSFNTRTTLKYTASDCLSLHWLSAGNDVVIKSPNYPNTYHNDVECTWVISTNFRYHFRVSFNTFNTEARYDTLVTGTGIQPGIGNLHLSSGSDLPNDFTVSSSDMWLRFQSDSSVTRTGFRLVITAVQ